From Haloplanus vescus:
TGTAGCTCCCTGTGTAACGGTTGACTGTTCGAACGTAGTACCATCTGGACCAATCAGATTGAGTTGGTCGACGTCGTGATCATCAGCCAGCGTCACCACGAGGTTGGGTCCCGCGAAGCTGATTTCCTCAAATACCGAATCTGTAGACGGCGACGTTGAGGACGAACCTGTTGGGGATTCAGTCTGGTTGCCGGGACCATCGGTTCCGGAACACCCTGCTACTCCTGCAAGCAGGGCTGTTCCAGACGAAGCCAAAAGACGGCGTCGACTAATCCACCGTTCCGAATTCCGGTCATGGGATTCTGAATGTTCTCTGATCATTATAGTGACCTCCACGGGGGCCAGATACGCCACCCTGTAATCCGATCGATGAAGAACACTGCAAGGAGGAACAGCGAGACGGGAACGCCGATCCGGAACAGCGTCGACACCAGCTGGAGCACTGAGCCTTGCAGCAGGACGGTATCCGAGTCGCCGGTATAGCCGGGAGGATTGAGCCACCAGTGGCCGGGTTCGTATCGGGCCGACACACCGCCAGGGGAACGTTCAATCGTCATCGTAACGGTTCCGTTCCCGGTCGTGTTCACCCGCTGCCCGTTGACGACAACGTAGCCGTCCCGTTCGGCGGTGTTGATTGGTGCGTCGGTATTCGCGTTCAGGAGCGTAACCCGGACGGTGACGGTGTCTTCGGTCTGGTTCACCACCCCAAGGGTGAGGTTGCTCTCGTAGATCTGGATTCGAGCGAACTCATCGGCGGGCCGCTCTGCCTCGACACCTTTGACGAGTCCCCACGCACGGACGGTTTCAGGCTGCTCGTCGGTCGTGGCCCGCGTCGCGATGCCGTAGCTGGCCGTGTACGGCTCCGTGAGAACGTCCAAGTGGACGTTCGATGGGAGCGTCGGAGGCGACGTCGACGTGCCGTACACATCCAGTATTGTCACGTTCCGGCGGGGCGACGGCGTCGGCCCCGTCTCGATGGGGTACGCGTTCACCTGGAGTGGATGGAGCGGTGAGTGGGCGGTCCGCTGTCCGTCGTCCGAGCTGTAGACCAGCGTATCCCAGTCCTTGTCTCGGGCTGAGTAGAACCGCCAGACACCTCGGACGTCACCGTTGGGCAACTGGTAGCCGAGCCACGGCTGGTTCTTGTAAACGACGAGGCCGAGATCACCGTTCGGATACTCCGCGATGAACCCTGATACCGCGAGGTCGTACTTCGTGACCTCGATGGAATCGGTCACCGTGACGGTCTCGGTCGGGTATGAAACGGAACTCTCCCAGTTGGTACAATCGCCTTCGTCGTTGTGGGCGGTACAAACTTCGACCTCCTTCCGAAGCCGGACCGAGATGTTCGCCTGGAGCGTGAGCTGATGGTCTTCGCCGGCGTATCCATCCAAGGAGTACGACAGTGCCGGCGTGTGGGAACCACCAGCTGTCGTCTCTTCGTCGCCGTCGACGAGGAGTCTCGTCTCCTCAACCTGGTGGCTCTCCAGACTCCAGTAGACGCGTCGATCGCCGGAGGTGTCGTCAGGCGGCACTGCCACCCGGTAATCGACGGTCCCGCGGAGCGTCCCGTCTGGAGCGACGTAAAGCGGCTGTCTGGACGACGAGAGGCGCGCTCGGGTGGACGGCTGAACGGCGAACACCTCAGTATAGGCTTCCTTGATGAACTGGTCGCTGGTGAGGTCCGCATCTGGTGGATGGATCGACACGGAGCTGTTGGTCGCCGGGAACTCTTGGTGGTCGCCCCGGTTCCATCGCTCGACTGCCCGCGGGGGCGAATCGAACGGGACATCGGTCCCCTCGCCAAGCTGCTCGACTGCCGATCCGTTACTCAGATTCGCACCGTCGGTCGCACCGTCTTGATCCCCCGACCACAGTTTGTGAAAGGTCTCCTCCGGGACGCCGTGGTCAGTACTATTCGGGGGATGGGCGCCCACCGGAACGGCGGCTGTCGATGCGACGAGGACGGCGGACATGACGAGTGCGAATCCTGTTGCGTAGTTAGAACCCACAACTCGTGCCGCCGACCACGATGTTGTTCAGGATGAACTGGACGATCTCCGTCCCGAGGGGGGCGACGATCACGCCCCAGAGCAGGCCCTGATTCCGGACAGATTTCATCTCCTTCTTCCAGTCCGAGCGACGGGTGAACGGGATCGCCACCGTCGCGCCGAGCGCGAGGACGCCGCCGATGAGCGGCCCACCGAACTGGATGATGGTGAAGATGTTCTGGATGGTGTCGGCCATATTCGAGTCGCAGAATGCGCTCCCCGGATCCGACTGTGCGGCCGCCGTCCCCACGAACAGGATCAGCGGGAGGAGCGCAAGCAGAATCGGGCCGATGGACCTGTGGATGATCCGAATGACGGACGTCGATTCCTCAGTACTGGCCGGCGTCTCGCCGGAGGGGACCTTAGCACACATCGTTTGTGGAAACGGATAGCACGACCAAAAGAGGTCAGAAAATTTGGATGAATTTGGAGATCTTCAAAGTTCTCCAAGTTCTCTAGAGAAGTTCTCATTCTACCGGGATATATGCGACCGCATAGCTTGGGTGGAACTAATGTCAGACGCGGACACAGCAACCAGCGCCAGCAACTCCGGCTCGGATGTTAGCGACGATGTGGCCCGAATCAATATGCGAATCCCGCAGGACAAATACGAGTGGTTGCAGGAAGAACTCGATTCATTCACGAGTGATACAGCCCGATTCCAGTACCTCATCCAGTTCTATTCCGACCACAAAGAAGACGACACCGACTGCTGATTTACGACCCACAGGGGCGACTTAGACCTGCAGCGGAGCAACGATGAGAAGCGGGCACCCCTCGCCCTCGAAATAGTACTGCTTTACCGTCGTCGCGTCCTCGAACTCGTCCGCATTCTCGGGAAGGGTGATCGTGCGGGCGCTGCTGTGTTCGTGGATCGAGTAAATGCCGAGTTCGGAGAGGTCCTCGCACTCGGCGGGATCCAGTTCTCTACTGACCGCCTCCAACCACGCTTCAATTGACACGGAGGACCGCTCGTCCGTATCAGGTTCACGGGGGGTACTGCGGGGACTGGCTTGTGCCATGATACATTTACACATACTTGCGTCTTATCTACTAAATACTGACGGCCAACGAATTTCTTAAAATCTGACTATGTAACTAATGAAGTGTTTGTCTGACGCAGACCGAATACACGTTAAGAAACGCTATTCTGAGGCGTTGAGACACGCTTGGATATCAGAACCACTCGGAAAAGTCAAAATCACGAGGGGAACGACGACAAGCGACCACCCGACTGGATCCAGCTGTGGAACTGGATTCGACGAGAGATAGGCTACGATGCCAAATACGACAATGGGGGTATAGACGAGGGTCGGTGCGATCGAACCGAGTCGGATAGCGACCGTCGGAGCAGACGGGGCGTAAACGGCGTCGACGTATGGGCCACGTCGATTGACACCGAACGAGACTGATTCCGCATAGAGCCTGTGGACGGCGTAGTGTGCGGACTCGTGGAGGATCCACGCGACACCACACGCGAGTAGGTAGACGCCGAATATCAGAACCGTCTCATGGAACATTGGAATTCTCGCCGAACGGTTCGAGATGGGAGGACATCGCAGTTAAGCCTGAAGGGTAGCCGTGGTCAGCGACCTTAACCAACAAGCTCGTGATCAACGGAAGTCTGTTGGTTAATGTAGAGAGACAGTCGATACTGTCCCCATTCTTCATTCGATCTCGATGACCTCGCCTTGGCCTTCGTGGAGTCGCTCGCGGATTTCAGTCAGCAACTCCTGCCCTTCCTCGTACAGCTCACTCCCTTCATCAAGTGACACCTCATCCGCGTCGAGTTGGTCGATAATCTCTTCGATGCGGTTCATCCGACTCCTGATGTCCGAGTCTTTCGCCATCGCTTAGATCACCCCCAGCCAGAGTGCGGTA
This genomic window contains:
- a CDS encoding metalloprotease family protein, which codes for MFHETVLIFGVYLLACGVAWILHESAHYAVHRLYAESVSFGVNRRGPYVDAVYAPSAPTVAIRLGSIAPTLVYTPIVVFGIVAYLSSNPVPQLDPVGWSLVVVPLVILTFPSGSDIQACLNASE
- the xseB gene encoding exodeoxyribonuclease VII small subunit, producing MAKDSDIRSRMNRIEEIIDQLDADEVSLDEGSELYEEGQELLTEIRERLHEGQGEVIEIE